A genomic window from Glycine max cultivar Williams 82 chromosome 17, Glycine_max_v4.0, whole genome shotgun sequence includes:
- the LOC100777883 gene encoding nucleotide-sugar uncharacterized transporter 1 isoform X2: MVLQTVKFKFPILLSLIHYIVSWLLMAVLNAFSLLPASPSKSTKLSALFTLGFVMSLSTGLANVSLKYNSIGFYQMAKIAVTPSIVMAEFVLYKKKVSWPKALALTVVSIGVAVATVTDLQFHFFGACVALAWIVPSAVNKILWSRLQQQENWTALALMWKTTPITLIFLAAMLPCLDPPGVLSFDWNFINTLVILTSAILGFLLQWSGALALGATSAVSHVVLGQFKTCIILLGNYYLFGSNPGIISICGAFTAIAGMSVYTYLNLKQQSNKIFPRQATLLPKSKLSKENGTSQNGHYSAENV, from the exons ATG GTTCTTCAAACTGTTAAATTCAAATTCCCCATACTTCTCTCACTAATTCACTATATAGTGAGCTGGCTCTTAATGGCTGTACTAAATGCATTTTCTTTACTTCCTGCATCTCCCTCAAAATCAACTAAGCTATCTGCTTTATTTACTCTTGGATTTGTTATGTCTCTATCTACTGGCCTTGCTAATGTCAGCTTGAAGTATAATAG CATTGGCTTCTATCAGATGGCAAAGATTGCAGTAACACCTTCAATAGTTATGGCAGAATTTGTATTGTACAAGAAGAAAGTTTCTTGGCCCAAG GCTTTAGCATTAACGGTGGTATCTATTGGTGTTGCTGTGGCTACAGTGACGGATTTGCAGTTCCATTTCTTTGGTGCCTGTGTAGCATTAGCATGGATTGTACCTAGTGCTGTAAACAAAATCCTCTGGTCCAGACTGCAGCAGCAAGAGAACTGGACAGCTTTGGC GTTGATGTGGAAAACAACAcctattactttaatttttctggCTGCTATGTTACCCTGCTTAGACCCTCCTGGTGTactttcctttgattggaactTCATTAACACATTGGTGATACTCACATCAGCCATTCTTGGATTTTTGCTTCAGTGGTCTGGTGCTTTAGCACTAGG TGCTACATCTGCCGTCTCGCATGTTGTTCTTGGGCAGTTTAAGACATGCATTATCCTCCTGGGAAACTATTATCTCTTTGGATCCAATCCAGGCATAATCAGTATCTGTGGGGCATTTACAGCTATTGCTGGTATGTCCGTTTACACTTACCTTAATCTGAAGCAGCAATCAAACAAGATATTTCCTCGACAGGCCACCCTTTTACCAAAATCTAAACTAAGCAAAGAAAATGGAACTTCCCAAAATGGACACTACAGTGCTGAAAATGTCTAA
- the LOC100777883 gene encoding nucleotide-sugar uncharacterized transporter 1 isoform X1, translating to MFNFLLRKDVRKILKRKDSDAGEKGRALEDLRGSLFNEFRSSEGAKRQQQRTCGPAAALSFNFFIAISIIFINKMVLQTVKFKFPILLSLIHYIVSWLLMAVLNAFSLLPASPSKSTKLSALFTLGFVMSLSTGLANVSLKYNSIGFYQMAKIAVTPSIVMAEFVLYKKKVSWPKALALTVVSIGVAVATVTDLQFHFFGACVALAWIVPSAVNKILWSRLQQQENWTALALMWKTTPITLIFLAAMLPCLDPPGVLSFDWNFINTLVILTSAILGFLLQWSGALALGATSAVSHVVLGQFKTCIILLGNYYLFGSNPGIISICGAFTAIAGMSVYTYLNLKQQSNKIFPRQATLLPKSKLSKENGTSQNGHYSAENV from the exons AtgttcaatttcttactaaggaAAGACGTTCGAAAGATTCTCAAGCGCAAAGATAGCGATGCTGGAGAAAAAG GAAGAGCACTGGAAGACTTGAGAGGTTCTCTGTTTAATGAATTTCGTTCCTCTGAAGGTGCAAAACGTCAACAACAGCGTACATGTGGTCCAGCTGCAGCActttccttcaatttttttattgcaattaGTATTATCTTCATAAACAAAATG GTTCTTCAAACTGTTAAATTCAAATTCCCCATACTTCTCTCACTAATTCACTATATAGTGAGCTGGCTCTTAATGGCTGTACTAAATGCATTTTCTTTACTTCCTGCATCTCCCTCAAAATCAACTAAGCTATCTGCTTTATTTACTCTTGGATTTGTTATGTCTCTATCTACTGGCCTTGCTAATGTCAGCTTGAAGTATAATAG CATTGGCTTCTATCAGATGGCAAAGATTGCAGTAACACCTTCAATAGTTATGGCAGAATTTGTATTGTACAAGAAGAAAGTTTCTTGGCCCAAG GCTTTAGCATTAACGGTGGTATCTATTGGTGTTGCTGTGGCTACAGTGACGGATTTGCAGTTCCATTTCTTTGGTGCCTGTGTAGCATTAGCATGGATTGTACCTAGTGCTGTAAACAAAATCCTCTGGTCCAGACTGCAGCAGCAAGAGAACTGGACAGCTTTGGC GTTGATGTGGAAAACAACAcctattactttaatttttctggCTGCTATGTTACCCTGCTTAGACCCTCCTGGTGTactttcctttgattggaactTCATTAACACATTGGTGATACTCACATCAGCCATTCTTGGATTTTTGCTTCAGTGGTCTGGTGCTTTAGCACTAGG TGCTACATCTGCCGTCTCGCATGTTGTTCTTGGGCAGTTTAAGACATGCATTATCCTCCTGGGAAACTATTATCTCTTTGGATCCAATCCAGGCATAATCAGTATCTGTGGGGCATTTACAGCTATTGCTGGTATGTCCGTTTACACTTACCTTAATCTGAAGCAGCAATCAAACAAGATATTTCCTCGACAGGCCACCCTTTTACCAAAATCTAAACTAAGCAAAGAAAATGGAACTTCCCAAAATGGACACTACAGTGCTGAAAATGTCTAA